From the genome of Triticum aestivum cultivar Chinese Spring chromosome 3B, IWGSC CS RefSeq v2.1, whole genome shotgun sequence, one region includes:
- the LOC123067219 gene encoding uncharacterized protein → MAEQGKKTGEQDKKRPRLSDKAEGSGAKKSSVVAVTTVSPAELTVPSPVAPRRAALSSPSPVAKVKPVTTVGLTSPVAVMPPALPVPSPVATKTRTLAELNPVPITKSAATVAVTSPVAATPPAPSPSATRVLAGQSPVATKTPTPSQVATAKPAAVVKRDEEGAEHNGGAMVALAAEEDEPANLDLPKKLFHCAACRAPLKPPVFKCETEHFLCCACGGDDDGDGDGGATKHCGPCGHDVSYTHSGFMDSVVSAYKVPCPYKQHGCASSIVYHAAADHKAKCAHAPCYCLECTPPFEGSPADLLRHLTAPSGKHSWPTEKIKYESSHPLVVQAPSGDYRCLLVAEDGIVFLLAVGAGRGPAGRRPVNVVCVRGNADADTRPLYTGVLWVDGPLAAPGHLRGSVQVKGDVANCSVPGEVDMEQGWLHAHVNPNMLHGESGEVHLRLRITKFP, encoded by the exons ATGGCAGAGCAGGGGAAGAAGACGGGGGAGCAGGACAAGAAGAGGCCGCGGCTCTCCGACAAGGCCGAGGGCAGCGGCGCCAAGAAGTCCAGTGTCGTCGCGGTGACCACGGTGTCACCGGCGGAGCTCACGGTGCCGAGTCCGGTGGCCCCAAGGAGGGCGGCGCTGTCCTCGCCCAGCCCCGTTGCAAAGGTGAAGCCGGTCACCACGGTGGGGCTGACCAGTCCTGTCGCCGTCATGCCACCGGCGCTGCCGGTGCCGAGTCCGGTGGCCACGAAGACGCGGACACTGGCCGAGCTCAATCCGGTTCCCATCACGAAGTCAGCCGCCACGGTGGCGGTGACCAGTCCAGTGGCCGCCACGCCACCGGCGCCCAGTCCATCGGCAACGAGGGTGCTCGCGGGACAGAGTCCGGTGGCCACGAAGACGCCGACACCCAGTCAAGTGGCCACCGCGAAGCCGGCTGCCGTGGTGAAGCGGGATGAAGAAGGCGCGGAACACAATGGTGGCGCAATggtggccctcgcggcggaagaGGATGAGCCTGCCAACTTGGACTTGCCGAAGAAATTGTTTCACTGCGCCGCCTGTCGTGCCCCCCTCAAGCCTCCGGTGTTCA AGTGCGAAACGGAGCATTTCCTGTGCTGCGCCTGcggtggcgacgacgacggcgacggagacggcggAGCGACCAAGCACTGCGGTCCATGCGGGCATGACGTCTCCTACACCCACTCCGGCTTCATGGACAGCGTGGTCAGCGCCTACAAGGTGCCATGCCCGTACAAGCAGCACGGCTGCGCGAGCTCCATCGTGTACCACGCGGCGGCGGACCACAAGGCCAAGTGCGCGCACGCGCCCTGCTACTGCTTGGAGTGCACGCCCCCGTTCGAGGGCTCGCCGGCGGACCTCCTGCGCCACCTCACGGCGCCGTCCGGGAAACACTCCTGGCCCACGGAGAAGATCAAATACGAGTCGAGCCACCCGCTCGTCGTGCAGGCGCCGTCGGGGGATTACCGCTGCCTGCTGGTCGCAGAGGACGGCATCGTGTTCCTCCTGGCCGTGGGCGCCGGCAGGGGCCCGGCCGGGCGCCGCCCCGTCAACGTCGTGTGCGTCAGGGGCAACGCCGACGCCGACACGAGGCCGCTGTACACAGGCGTGCTCTGGGTGGATGGGCCCCTGGCCGCCCCCGGCCACCTCAGGGGCAGTGTCCAGGTGAAAGGGGACGTGGCGAACTGCTCCGTCCCGGGCGAGGTGGACATGGAACAAGGCTGGCTCCATGCGCATGTCAACCCCAACATGCTGCACGGAGAGTCCGGCGAGGTTCATCTGCGCCTCCGTATAACCAAGTTCCCATGA